From Panicum hallii strain FIL2 chromosome 2, PHallii_v3.1, whole genome shotgun sequence, a single genomic window includes:
- the LOC112879342 gene encoding uncharacterized protein LOC112879342 isoform X2, with product MIVAQQVEKDLNGSATESIAADKKLGIFDKIFSAYHDARSCICNDLASAGNAENIRDDLNGLDKAVSAVLGLRTIECNQLLASIAKSKFTKQRDEKNETNTKPEKNLFSYMICLFRCFFLVKSYSSAGKRAEAFALFCHAQTLNDFGLQQLANSPDKVLTLNRQHELQIAMFLVRSARVLRVMKFLCENDCNPSWLTNQKRRLLLDNRASLGAQFVFQKFTKSCIRFLKQATCTCLL from the exons ATGATTGTTG CTCAGCAGGTTGAGAAAGACTTGAATGGTTCAGCAACAGAATCAATTGCTGCTGACAAAAAGCTTGGCATTTTTGATAAAATATTTTCTGCATACCATGATGCTCGGAGCTGCATCTGCAATGACCTG GCTTCTGCTGGCAATGCTGAGAATATAAGAGATGACTTGAATGGTCTTGACAAGGCTGTTAGTGCTGTTTTAGGATTGAGGACAATAGAATGCAACCAGTTACTTGCTAGCATTGCTAAAAGTAAATTTACAAAGCAACGAGATGAGAAAAATGAGACAAACACAAAGCCAGAGAAGAACCTGTTCAGCTATATGATCTGCTTATTCAG ATGTTTCTTTTTGGTGAAGTCATATAGTTCTGCTGGCAAAAGGGCCGAAGCATTTGCATTATTCTGTCATGCCCAAACTCTCAATGATTTCGGGCTGCAGCAGCTTGCAAACAGTCCTGACAAGGTTTTGACACTGAACCGACAGCATGAGCTCCAGATAGCCATGTTTCTTGTTCGTAGTGCAAGAGTTCTACGGGTTATGAAATTCTTGTGTGAGAATGACTGCAACCCTTCATGGTTGACAAACCAAAAAAGGCGATTACTGTTGGACAATAGGGCATCATTAGGGGCTCAATTTGTTTTTCAGAAGTTCACCAAGAGCTGCATCAGGTTTCTAAAGCAAGCGACATGTACTTGCTTGCTTTAG
- the LOC112880668 gene encoding membrane protein PM19L, which yields MAGVGRNMVAPLMVLNLIMYLIVIGFASWNLNHFINGQTNYPGVAGNGATFYFLVFAILAGVVGAASKLAGVHHVRAWRHDSLATTAASSLIAWAVTALAFGLACKEIHIGGHRGWRLRVLEAFVIILAFTQLLYVLMLHAGLFGGSGGYRDQDYGVGGAAGEPKGPRV from the exons ATGGCCGGGGTCGGGAGGAACATGGTGGCGCCGCTCATGGTGCTCAACCTCATCATGTACCTCATCGTCATCGGCTTCGCGAGCTGGAACCTCAACCACTTCATCAACGGCCAGACCAACTACCCGG GTGTGGCCGGCAACGGCGCGACGTTCTACTTCCTGGTGTTCGCGATACTGGCCGGCGTGGTGGGCGCGGCGTCGAAGCTGGCCGGCGTGCACCACGTCCGCGCGTGGCGCCACGACAGCCTCGCCACGACCGCGGCGTCGTCGCTCATCGCCTGGGCCGTCACGGCGCTCGCCTTCGGGCTGGCGTGCAAGGAGATCCACATCGGCGGGCACCGCGGGTGGCGCCTCCGCGTGCTGGAGGCCTTCgtcatcatcctcgccttcacGCAGCTGCTCTACGTGCTGATGCTCCACGCGGGCCTcttcggcggcagcggcggctacCGGGACCAGGACTacggcgtcggcggcgccgccggcgagcccAAGGGCCCCAGGGTCTGA
- the LOC112879342 gene encoding uncharacterized protein LOC112879342 isoform X1 has product MVDKPKRRLLLDNRASLGAQFVFQKFTKSSSAQQVEKDLNGSATESIAADKKLGIFDKIFSAYHDARSCICNDLASAGNAENIRDDLNGLDKAVSAVLGLRTIECNQLLASIAKSKFTKQRDEKNETNTKPEKNLFSYMICLFRCFFLVKSYSSAGKRAEAFALFCHAQTLNDFGLQQLANSPDKVLTLNRQHELQIAMFLVRSARVLRVMKFLCENDCNPSWLTNQKRRLLLDNRASLGAQFVFQKFTKSCIRFLKQATCTCLL; this is encoded by the exons ATGGTTGACAAACCAAAAAGGCGATTACTGTTGGACAACAGGGCATCATTAGGGGCTCAATTTGTTTTTCAGAAGTTCACCAAGAGCTCATCAG CTCAGCAGGTTGAGAAAGACTTGAATGGTTCAGCAACAGAATCAATTGCTGCTGACAAAAAGCTTGGCATTTTTGATAAAATATTTTCTGCATACCATGATGCTCGGAGCTGCATCTGCAATGACCTG GCTTCTGCTGGCAATGCTGAGAATATAAGAGATGACTTGAATGGTCTTGACAAGGCTGTTAGTGCTGTTTTAGGATTGAGGACAATAGAATGCAACCAGTTACTTGCTAGCATTGCTAAAAGTAAATTTACAAAGCAACGAGATGAGAAAAATGAGACAAACACAAAGCCAGAGAAGAACCTGTTCAGCTATATGATCTGCTTATTCAG ATGTTTCTTTTTGGTGAAGTCATATAGTTCTGCTGGCAAAAGGGCCGAAGCATTTGCATTATTCTGTCATGCCCAAACTCTCAATGATTTCGGGCTGCAGCAGCTTGCAAACAGTCCTGACAAGGTTTTGACACTGAACCGACAGCATGAGCTCCAGATAGCCATGTTTCTTGTTCGTAGTGCAAGAGTTCTACGGGTTATGAAATTCTTGTGTGAGAATGACTGCAACCCTTCATGGTTGACAAACCAAAAAAGGCGATTACTGTTGGACAATAGGGCATCATTAGGGGCTCAATTTGTTTTTCAGAAGTTCACCAAGAGCTGCATCAGGTTTCTAAAGCAAGCGACATGTACTTGCTTGCTTTAG